In one window of Tenacibaculum mesophilum DNA:
- a CDS encoding N-acetylmuramoyl-L-alanine amidase family protein — MQFLNFRKYNISKSCLIILTSLTVLLGSIASVSAQKKYTVVLDAGHGGKDPGNLGNGYREKNIALRVALDVGKELSTSKDIQVVYTRKKDVFVELHNRAKIANDKKADLFVSIHCDAFRRSDPHGASTFVLGLSGNKENLEIAKKENSVILLEDNYKQNYDYDPNSPESVIGLSVLQEENLENSLGIAGLVQNNFVAIKRNNRKVKQANFLVLRETVMPSVLIELGFLTNKNEGKFLNSRKGQLKMAKSIAQAIRKYFERLKLNTISETITVNAPLVENEVVNKVAEKDIQVVKKDNILEKKASLSKPVSAKVMFRIQVAASRKKLSTSSFKGLENVEYLFIDNYYKYYYGNLPSLSEIKKVLPKVRSKGYKDAWIVAFKNGKRISIKEALKNR; from the coding sequence ATGCAATTCTTAAATTTCCGTAAATATAATATATCAAAATCATGCTTAATTATTCTTACTTCTTTAACAGTTTTGTTAGGGAGTATAGCGTCGGTTTCAGCTCAAAAAAAGTATACTGTTGTTTTAGATGCTGGTCATGGAGGTAAAGATCCTGGAAACTTAGGGAATGGTTACAGAGAAAAAAACATAGCTTTAAGAGTAGCATTAGATGTAGGAAAAGAGCTATCAACATCAAAAGATATACAAGTAGTTTATACTCGAAAAAAAGATGTTTTTGTAGAATTACATAATCGAGCTAAAATTGCAAATGATAAAAAAGCAGATTTATTTGTATCTATACATTGTGATGCTTTTAGAAGATCTGATCCGCATGGAGCAAGTACGTTTGTTTTAGGATTGAGTGGAAACAAAGAAAACTTAGAGATTGCTAAAAAAGAGAACTCGGTAATATTATTAGAAGACAATTATAAACAAAATTACGATTATGATCCGAATTCACCAGAATCAGTTATTGGATTATCTGTACTTCAAGAAGAAAATTTAGAAAATAGTTTAGGTATTGCAGGTTTGGTACAAAATAACTTTGTAGCAATAAAAAGAAATAATCGAAAAGTAAAGCAAGCAAATTTTTTAGTTTTAAGAGAAACAGTAATGCCCAGTGTTTTAATAGAACTAGGGTTTTTAACAAATAAAAATGAAGGAAAGTTTTTAAACTCTAGAAAAGGGCAGCTAAAGATGGCAAAATCAATAGCGCAGGCAATTAGAAAATACTTTGAACGGTTAAAATTAAATACAATTAGTGAAACTATAACGGTAAACGCACCGCTAGTTGAAAATGAAGTAGTAAATAAGGTTGCAGAAAAAGATATACAAGTTGTAAAAAAAGATAACATTTTAGAAAAAAAAGCATCTCTATCAAAACCTGTATCTGCTAAAGTGATGTTTAGAATACAAGTAGCAGCATCAAGAAAAAAACTTTCAACAAGTAGTTTTAAAGGATTAGAAAATGTAGAGTATTTATTTATAGATAATTATTATAAATATTATTATGGAAACTTACCAAGTTTGTCTGAAATAAAAAAAGTTTTACCCAAAGTAAGAAGTAAAGGTTATAAAGATGCTTGGATTGTAGCTTTTAAAAACGGAAAACGAATTTCAATAAAAGAAGCATTGAAAAACCGTTAA
- a CDS encoding MlaD family protein, which translates to MSKELKTGIVAVVVIALFIWGYNFLKGQDLFSANTRHFFVEYNNINGLNEASSVTINGLKVGKVDEIRFNQNPDKKGNLIVKISLDTDFNFSKNSIAKIYSASLMGGQNLAIVPKYDGEVAKSGDYLNGEVESDIFSSVGEKLNPIQAKLENVLVGADSLLIGFNQVLDEKSRKSLNRSILGLEGTIYDVRKTLASVNTLLANNKENLNKTFENTKKITDNFSKVSDDLAKANLGESVKKLEATLANVNGLLANMKSGKGTLGKLMTDDKMYTNLTNASKELEELLREMKLNPKRFVHFSLFGKKPKPYNEENNQSNTSNN; encoded by the coding sequence ATGTCTAAAGAACTAAAAACAGGAATTGTTGCTGTCGTTGTTATTGCACTATTTATTTGGGGTTATAATTTCTTAAAAGGACAAGATTTGTTCAGTGCAAACACAAGGCACTTTTTTGTAGAGTACAATAATATCAATGGTCTAAATGAAGCAAGTTCAGTTACTATTAATGGATTGAAAGTTGGAAAAGTTGATGAAATTCGTTTCAATCAAAACCCAGATAAAAAAGGAAATTTAATAGTGAAAATTTCATTAGACACTGACTTTAATTTTTCTAAAAACAGTATCGCTAAAATATATTCGGCAAGCTTAATGGGAGGGCAAAACTTAGCAATTGTGCCTAAGTATGACGGAGAAGTAGCAAAATCAGGAGATTACTTAAACGGAGAAGTTGAATCGGACATATTCTCATCTGTTGGAGAGAAATTAAACCCCATTCAAGCTAAATTAGAAAACGTATTAGTAGGAGCAGACTCCTTACTTATTGGGTTTAATCAAGTATTAGATGAAAAATCAAGAAAAAGCTTAAATAGAAGTATATTAGGCTTAGAAGGTACCATATATGATGTACGTAAAACTTTAGCTTCGGTTAATACATTATTGGCAAATAATAAAGAAAATTTAAATAAAACCTTTGAGAATACTAAAAAAATTACAGATAACTTTTCAAAAGTATCTGATGATTTGGCGAAAGCTAATTTAGGAGAATCGGTAAAAAAGCTTGAAGCAACTCTTGCAAATGTTAATGGCTTGTTAGCCAACATGAAATCAGGAAAAGGAACTTTAGGAAAGTTAATGACTGATGATAAAATGTATACTAATTTAACAAATGCCTCAAAAGAATTAGAAGAACTATTAAGAGAAATGAAATTAAACCCAAAACGTTTTGTACATTTCTCATTATTCGGAAAAAAACCAAAACCATATAACGAAGAAAACAATCAAAGCAATACAAGTAACAACTAA
- a CDS encoding 4Fe-4S dicluster domain-containing protein produces MENYLPNLFFAIILIAAIGYFVMNVRKLIRNIKLGKDVDRTDRKPERWKNMAKIALGQYKMVRRPVSGILHVVVYVGFILINIEMLEIVIDGLLGTHRVFQPIIGNTLYGFLIGNFEVLSVLVLISVTIFWFRRNIEKVKRFWNKEMEGWPKNDGNIILYFEMVLMSLFLVMNATDVTFQEAGVGNVVSQFIAPWFDGFSNESLHTIEKTAWWLHIIGILIFLNYLYYSKHLHILLAFPNTFYANLKPKGQFNNLEAVTKEVKMMMDPDADPYAMPEDGEEEGEPEKFGASDVTDLNWVQLMNAYTCTECGRCTSSCPANLTGKELSPRAIMMKTRDRLEEVGKNIDANGGTFKDDGKQLLNDYITPEELWACTSCNACVQECPIGIDPLSIIMDMRRYLVMEESAAPQELNMMMTNIENNGAPWQYSQMDRLNWKDEE; encoded by the coding sequence ATGGAGAATTACTTGCCAAACCTCTTTTTTGCAATTATTTTAATTGCAGCTATAGGGTATTTTGTAATGAATGTTCGTAAGCTAATACGAAACATTAAATTAGGAAAAGATGTAGATAGAACTGATAGAAAGCCAGAACGATGGAAAAATATGGCTAAAATAGCTTTAGGACAATATAAAATGGTACGTCGTCCTGTTTCAGGTATTTTACATGTTGTTGTATATGTTGGGTTTATTCTGATTAATATCGAAATGTTAGAGATTGTTATTGATGGATTATTAGGAACACATCGTGTTTTTCAACCAATAATAGGTAATACATTATACGGTTTCTTAATAGGTAACTTTGAAGTATTGTCAGTACTTGTTTTAATATCTGTAACGATTTTTTGGTTCCGAAGAAATATAGAAAAAGTGAAACGTTTTTGGAATAAAGAAATGGAAGGTTGGCCTAAGAATGATGGAAATATTATTCTATATTTTGAAATGGTGTTAATGAGTTTATTCTTAGTAATGAATGCTACAGATGTTACTTTTCAAGAGGCTGGAGTAGGAAATGTAGTTTCTCAATTTATAGCTCCTTGGTTTGATGGTTTTTCTAATGAATCTTTACATACTATTGAGAAAACAGCTTGGTGGCTACACATTATAGGAATTTTAATATTCTTAAATTATTTATATTATTCTAAGCATTTACATATATTACTAGCTTTCCCAAATACATTCTATGCAAATTTAAAACCCAAAGGACAGTTTAATAATTTAGAAGCTGTAACAAAAGAGGTAAAGATGATGATGGATCCAGATGCTGATCCGTATGCTATGCCTGAAGATGGAGAAGAAGAAGGAGAACCTGAGAAATTTGGTGCTTCTGATGTGACTGATCTAAATTGGGTACAGTTAATGAATGCTTACACATGTACTGAATGTGGACGTTGTACTTCATCTTGTCCAGCAAACTTAACAGGAAAAGAGTTATCACCACGTGCAATTATGATGAAAACACGTGACCGTTTAGAAGAAGTAGGAAAAAATATTGATGCAAATGGAGGTACATTTAAAGATGATGGAAAACAATTATTAAATGATTATATAACACCAGAAGAATTATGGGCTTGTACAAGTTGTAATGCCTGTGTACAAGAGTGTCCTATTGGTATCGATCCATTATCTATTATTATGGATATGCGTCGTTATTTAGTAATGGAAGAATCTGCAGCTCCGCAAGAGTTAAATATGATGATGACCAATATTGAAAATAACGGAGCACCATGGCAGTATAGTCAAATGGATAGATTAAACTGGAAAGACGAAGAATAA
- a CDS encoding (Fe-S)-binding protein: MVVPTMAEMMAQGKQPEVLFWVGAAGSYDDRAKKITRAFVKILQQAGVDFAVLGTEESSTGDAAKRAGNEFLFQMQAVTNIEILNAYEIKTIVTCDPHSFNTLKNEYPELGGKYKVYHHTQYISKLIKEGRLTIEDENLNGKRLTYHDPCYLGRANDVYESPRELIRRLGVKMTEMKRHKSTALCCGAGGAQMFKEPERGDKDINVLRTEDALETNPQIIATGCPYCNTMMTDGVKFKEKESQIQVKDIAELIAEANNL, encoded by the coding sequence ATGGTAGTACCAACAATGGCAGAAATGATGGCTCAAGGAAAACAACCTGAAGTGTTATTTTGGGTAGGAGCCGCAGGAAGTTACGATGATAGAGCAAAAAAAATAACAAGAGCCTTCGTAAAAATATTACAACAAGCAGGAGTTGACTTTGCAGTATTAGGCACCGAAGAAAGTTCAACAGGAGATGCAGCAAAACGAGCAGGGAATGAGTTTTTATTTCAAATGCAAGCTGTTACAAATATTGAAATTTTAAACGCTTACGAAATAAAAACAATTGTAACTTGCGATCCGCATTCATTTAATACATTAAAAAATGAATATCCTGAATTAGGAGGAAAGTATAAAGTATATCATCATACTCAATATATTAGCAAGTTAATCAAAGAAGGACGTTTAACTATTGAAGATGAAAATTTAAACGGTAAGCGTTTAACGTATCACGATCCATGTTATTTAGGACGTGCAAATGATGTATATGAAAGTCCACGTGAATTAATTCGTCGTTTAGGAGTAAAAATGACTGAGATGAAACGTCATAAGTCAACAGCATTATGTTGTGGAGCTGGAGGAGCACAAATGTTTAAAGAACCTGAAAGAGGAGATAAAGATATTAACGTGTTAAGAACAGAAGATGCTTTAGAAACAAATCCACAAATTATTGCTACCGGATGTCCTTACTGTAATACCATGATGACCGATGGTGTAAAATTCAAAGAAAAAGAATCGCAAATACAAGTAAAAGACATTGCAGAGTTAATTGCAGAAGCAAATAACCTTTAG
- the menA gene encoding 1,4-dihydroxy-2-naphthoate octaprenyltransferase, with amino-acid sequence MKNYIKAARLRTLPLSVSGIIVGAAIGNYDYINNTEGFFCCFGCPLFFQTGIFWLAILTTIGFQVLSNFANDYGDGVKGTDNQREGEARMVASGAITPKQMKNAMIVTGVITTIIALLLIYVSFGKDNFLYSIIFFGLGIASIVAAIKYTVGKSAYGYSGFGDVFVFIFFGLLAVVGTYFLYTKQLNFIIFLPAITVGLLSTAVLNLNNMRDRENDAVSGKNTLVVKMGAESAKMYHYFLIVASFIVALLYTVITFKSPYQFLFIIAYIPLLKHLVFVYKNKEETLLDGELKKVALSTFLFSILFGLGQIL; translated from the coding sequence ATGAAAAACTACATAAAAGCAGCACGTTTACGTACTCTACCATTATCCGTTTCAGGAATTATTGTTGGAGCAGCAATAGGAAATTATGATTATATAAATAATACTGAAGGTTTTTTTTGTTGCTTTGGTTGTCCGTTATTTTTCCAAACAGGAATTTTCTGGTTAGCTATCTTAACCACTATCGGTTTTCAAGTACTATCCAATTTTGCTAACGATTATGGTGATGGTGTAAAAGGAACAGATAATCAAAGAGAAGGAGAAGCACGTATGGTAGCTTCAGGAGCGATTACTCCAAAGCAAATGAAAAACGCAATGATTGTTACAGGAGTTATTACGACTATTATTGCATTACTACTAATTTATGTTTCCTTTGGAAAAGACAACTTTTTGTATTCAATAATTTTTTTCGGGTTAGGAATAGCTTCGATAGTAGCAGCCATAAAATATACCGTTGGGAAATCAGCTTATGGTTATAGCGGATTTGGAGATGTTTTTGTTTTTATCTTTTTCGGATTGTTAGCAGTCGTTGGAACCTATTTTTTATATACAAAACAATTGAACTTTATCATTTTTTTACCAGCAATTACAGTTGGATTGTTGAGTACAGCGGTATTGAACTTAAACAATATGCGAGATAGAGAGAATGATGCGGTATCAGGAAAAAATACACTTGTGGTAAAAATGGGAGCAGAATCTGCAAAAATGTATCATTACTTTTTAATTGTAGCGTCTTTTATAGTTGCATTACTGTACACGGTAATTACGTTTAAATCACCATATCAATTCTTATTTATTATAGCTTATATTCCTCTACTAAAACATTTAGTTTTTGTCTATAAAAACAAAGAAGAAACCTTGTTAGATGGAGAGTTAAAAAAAGTAGCTCTTAGTACCTTTTTATTTTCAATTTTATTCGGATTAGGTCAAATTTTGTAA